ATTGGGGTTCCCAGACGCCCTGTTCGGGCGGGTCGCCAGTGAAGACCATCGCGGGCGTGGGCGCGTCGAGCGAGAGGACCTTGTGGACGACGCCCCGGCAGTCCTTGCCCTCGGTCAGGCGCTCGCGCTCGCTCGGGTCCCGAATCTCGGGCCACGCGGCGTCGAAGCGCCGACGAGCGTACTCCAAATTCGACCGGAACTCGTCGGGCGAGACTGCCAGCGGCAGGTCAGCGAGGTCGTCATCGGGACCCGCGAGCAGGTCGCCGTACCGGAACGCGAGGTCTCGGCGCTCGGCCACCTCGTCGGGCACCTCGAAGTCGTCCTCGCGCCGACGGTAGTACAACTTCCGCGGGCAGTAGGCCGCGGTTTCGAGTTCGCTGAACGGAATCTTCGACACGGGAACGGTTCGTCCCGGCTTCGGGGATAAATCTTGACCAACTACGCCGTTGGGAGAGAACGGAAAATATTGCTCACGGTGACGAGTCGCCAGCGAGCGACCGAGTGAAACGAGGGCGCGAGCGGACGCTCGGCCGACCAACCGCCAGCAGGCGCTCCGCCGAACAACCGCCAGCGGGCACTCGGTGCCACAATCCACCAGCGGACGCCCCGCTGACCAACCACCAGCGAACGCCCCACGGAAACACCGACACACGACGAGCGTCCGCGCGAGCACCGCGAGCGCGGTTCACCGCGAGCGAAGCGAGCGGACCAAGGGACCGTCGAAAGAGCGTCCGAACGGAGTGAGGACCGACTGAGGCGGTGACGCCGGTTTTTGGTCGAGCTTTTGCCAGCGAGGGAGCGTCTGAGCCGGAGGCTCAGACGCGACCGAGCGCAGCAAAAGGTCGTTTAGAATGAGACGTTCGTCTCCATCCCCTCGGTCGCGTCGTCCAACCCGTCCTGTTCGACGCCCTCGGTCAGTCGCTCGGAGAGGTCGCCGTCCTGTAGAATTGTCTCGAACTCGTTACGGAATCGGTCGTTGACAGTGCGTCGCTCCTGTTGGGTCTCGACGACGCTGCGGTAGCGCCGGACCGTCGATTCGCTCACGTCGAGTTCGTCGGCGCACTCGGCGGTCGAGGCGTCGGCGTCGAGGAGGTCCCGGAGGGCGTCCATGTCGAACGGGGCGTCCTCGTCGGCGTCGCGCACGAGGTGGAGGTCGATGCGGGCGCGGGCGACCGTCTTCCCGAGCGAGGCGTCACCGAGTTCGCGGGCGATTTCGGCGTCGGAGTCGTCCGCGTAGAAGCGGCGGACGACGGTCACGAGGTCCTCGTCGGAGAGCGTCGTCCCGAAGTCGTAGCGGTCGCGCATTCGCCCGACTACGTCTTCGAGACGCTCGTCGATGGCCGTCTCCGAACTCAGCGAGCCGTGCGTCTCCGCTTGGCTCTCGGTGACGGTGGATTCGTCGGTGACATCCATGAAGATGTCCCGGAGTTCCTCTGTCTTCTCGTCCATTATTCTACGATGTGGGTGGGTCGTGGCGGTAATATAAAAACGTGGCGGCGGGGAGCGCGGCGCGCGAGCGCTGTCAACCGAAGCCCTCTTTCCAGTTGACGGACCACGGAGGAGTATGAGTACGGACACGGCCTCGGTCGAGTTAGTCGGCGAAGCGACCGCCGAGAACGTCGCGCGCGCGGCCCTGCTGGCCGCGCTCACCGGAGCGTTGGCGTACGTCTCGTTCCCGAATCCCTTCTCGCCAGCGCCGGTGAGCATGCAGGTCCTCGGCGTCTTCCTCGCCGGACTCCTGCTCGGGCCGCGCTGGGGAGGTCTCTCGATGGGACTGTACCTGCTGACCGGCGCGGTCGGCGCGCCGGTGTTCGCGGGCGGGTCGGCGGGCGCCGGGGCGCTCCTCGGGCCGACCGGAGGCTACCTCTGGTCGTACCCCGTCGCGGCGTTCGTCGTCGGCGCAGTCGCCCACGGCGGTCTCCGACTCCGAGACTCCGTTCCTCGGAGCATCCCGCGACTCGTCGGCGCGATGGTCGTCGGGACCGCGGTCATCTACGCCTTCGGCGTGGTCGGCATGTCGCTCGTCCTCAACATGGGACTTCAAGAGGCGTTCCTCGCGGGAGCGGCCGCGTTCATCCCCGCCGAGGCGTTCAAAATCGCGGCCGCGGTCGGCGTCGTCCGGAGCGACCAAATCGTCGCCGAGTAGCGCGACGGGGACGACTCCATGATAGAAACTCGAAACGTGGTCCACCGGTACGGGAGCGAAGACGCGGCCCCGGCAGTCGATGGCGTTTCGCTGTCCATCGCGGACGGCGAGTTCGTCCTGCTGGCGGGCGCGAACGGGTCGGGCAAATCCACGCTCGTCCGGCACTTCAACGGCCTGCTCGAACCGGACGATGGCGAAGTGTTGGTTGACGGGACGCCGGTCGCCGAAGACCTCGTGGCGGCCCGAACCGGCGTCGGGATGGTGTTCCAGCAACCCCGCGACGGATTCGTCTCGGCGACGGTCGGCGCGGACGTGGCGTTCGGTCCCGAGAATCTGGGACTCGCCCGCGAGGAGATAGACCGCCGCGTCGAGGACGCACTCGCCGCGGTGAACATGGCGGGCAGGCACAAGGAGCGAATCGACGAACTCTCGGGCGGCGAGCGCGAGCGCGTCGCCATCGCGGGGGCCGTGGCGATGGACCCCGACCACCTCGTGCTGGACGAACCGTTCACGGGACTCGATGCGCCAGCGCGCGAGTCGGTGGTCGAGCAGTTGCGAAGCCTGAAGCAGTCGGGCACGGGCGTCGTCCTCGTGACCCACGACCTGCGGGACGCCTTCGATCTCGCGGACCGAATCGTCGCGCTCGCGGACGGGCAGATAGCCGTGGACGCCCCGCCCGCTGACGCCCGCGAGCGCCTTCCCGAACTCGGGATTCGCGTGCCGCCGCGGGAGGGTCACAAAGAACGGTGACGTTGAGTTATCGCCCCGGCGACTCGTTCGCTCACGGTCTCGACCCCCGGAGCAAACTCGCCTTTCAGGTCGCGTTCGCGGTCGCGGCGTTCGCGCACACGACCCCGCGGGGCCTGCTCGCGCTGACCGCGGTCGTCGTCGCGGTCCTCGCGGCGTCGGGACTGTCGGCCCGCACGGCGCTGTACGAGTACCGGTTTGTCTTCCCGTTTCTGCTCGCTGGGCCACTCTTCTCAGCGGCGACGCTCGGCCCGCCGTGGATTCAGTGGGACGCCGGATTCGACACTCTGCTCGCTAGCTATCGGGTCGTCCTCGTCCTGTTCGTGAGCGCGGCCTACCTCCGAACGACGCCCGTCAGGGACTCGCGGGCGGCGATTCAGCGTCTCGTCCCCGGAAAGGCCGGGCAACTGCTCGGCATGGGCGTCGGGTTCGTCTTCCGGTTTCTGCCGGTCCTACAGGCCGACCTCCGGCGGATTCGGGACGCCTCGGCCGCGCGACTGGGCGACCAGCAGTCGCTGGTCGCCCGGATGCAGCGAATCGGTATTTCGGGACTGGCACGGGCGCTCTCGCGGGCCGACCGGTTCGCGCTCGCGCTCCAGGCGCGGTGTTTCGCGTGGAACCCGACGCTCCCGCCGCTGGCGTTCTCACGGACCGACGCTCCGGTGGTCGCGGCGAGTGTGGCGTTGTTGATGTGGGCGTTGGTCTAAACGATAAACTTCGAGTCAGTTTTCGGCCGGGGGAGTGGCCTGAGTCGGTAAAACTTAAGCGAATCGTCTTCCCCGTGTACAACATGGCAAAATTTGTGCTGGCGCAGGCGGGGAGCGAGGCCACCCGCCCGACGTTCTGGAAGATCGGCCACTTCGGTGAGGCCATCTTCTACTACCTCGCGGCGGTGGCGATGGCCATCTTCGCCGTCGGGGTCTACGAGCGATTCGCCACCTACGCGGGTGGGACCGACTCGTGGTTCGACCGCCTCGACAATCTGGCGGGGCGCATCGTTTCGGCGACCAAAATCGTCTTTTCGAATCAAAAGCAGTTCGACAGGGACCTCTACGCGGGCTTGATGCACGCGTTCATCTTTTGGGGCTTCCTGACCCTGCTTATCGGAACGACGATTCTGGCCATCGACATGGACATCTGGACGAAGGCGCTCGGTCAGCCCTCGTTCTTCGATGGCGCGTTCTATCTCTCGTACTCACTGGTGATGGACGCGATGGGTCTGCTGTTCGTCGTCGGCGTCGGGATGGCAATCTATCGGCGCTATTGGGTGCAGGAGGGTCGCCTCTGGGGCAAGCACACTTCGACGGAGGATGACCTGTTCGTCTGGAGCCTCTTCCTGCTGGGCGTCGGCGGCTACGTCACCGAGGGCGTCCGCATTCTCGGGACGAGCGCGACCCGCAACGTTTCGTTCGAGACGGTCAGTTTCGTCGGATGGTTCCTCTACGACATCCTCGAAGTCGCGGGCGTCACTCCTGCGATGGCGGAAGCTGCCTACCCCGCTATCTGGTGGTCTCACGCGATTCTGGCGCTGGCGTTCGTCGCTGCGGTTCCCTACGCCAAGCCGTTCCACATGATTTCGAGCTTCGCCAACGTCGTCGCGCGCGACGAGAAGGCGGGCAAGCGCCTGCCGGGCGTGCCCGAGGACGCGAGTCCCGAGGAAATCGGCCACGGGTCCATCGAGGACTTTACGTGGAAAGAACTGCTGGACCACGACGCCTGTACCAAGTGCGGCCGGTGTTCGTCGGTCTGTCCGGCGAAGGCCTCGGGCCGACCGCTCGACCCCCGCGACGTGATTCTCGACCTGAAACAGTACCGCGAGGACTTGGACGCGGGCCGCACCGAGGAGAAAGACATCATCGCCGACGGTGGTGCCTCGGTCATCAATTCGGAGACGATGGAGTCCTGTATGTCCTGCATGGCGTGCATGGACGCCTGCCCGGTCGAAATCGAACACGTCGAGCAGTTCACGCAGATGAACCGCCGACTCACCGAGTCGGGCCAGATGGACAAAAACGTTCAAGACGCGATGATGAACGTGTTCCAGAACGGCAACACGTTCGGCGAACCCCAGCGCAAGCGTCCCGACTGGGCCGACGAACTCGACTTCGAGATTCCCGACGCCCGCGAGGAATCGGTCGAATATCTCTGGTACGTCGGCGACTACCCAAGTTTCGACGAGCGGAATCGGTTGGTCGCTCGCTCGCTGGCGACCATTCTCGAAGAGTCCGGCGTCGAGTACGGCATCCTCTACGACGACGAGCAGGCCGACGGCAACGACGTGCGCCGCGTCGGCGAGGAAGGTCTCTACGAGATGCTGGTCGAGGACAACGCCGAGGCCATCCAGAACTGCGACTACGACAAAATCGTCTGTACGGACCCCCACAGCTACAACACCTTCAAGAACGAGTATCCGGAGTTCGAGGAGTGTGAGTGGACCGAGGACGACGTGTTCCACTACACCCAGGTCGTCGAAAACCTGTTCCGCGAACTCGGTCTCTCGGGGACCGAACTCGACTACACCGTCACGTACCACGACCCCTGTCACCTCGGCCGGTACAACGACGAGTACGAGGCTCCCCGCGAAATCGTGAAAGCGACGGGCTGTGAGCTGGACGAGATGCCCCGCAACCGCGACGATTCGTTCTGCTGTGGCGGCGGCGGTGGCGGCCTCTGGATGGACTTTGAGGAGGACCCCAAGCCGAGCGAGGAACGCCTCCGCGAAGCCCTCAACGACACCGATTCGGGAAGCGGCGTCGAGAAGTTCGTCGTCGCCTGCCCGATGTGCATGACGATGTACGAGGACGGCCGGAAGACCGGCGGCTACGAGGACGACATCGAAATCGTGGACGTGTCGGAACTGCTGGTCGAAGCCATCGGTCAGAAAGAGCAGGTCGAAGTCGCGGCGGACTAATCGCTCGTCTCGTCGCTCGTTTTCCTACTTTTACGTAACGGACGGACTCGGCCCGAAGCGTGCTGAAACGAAAAAGACTGCCGCACCCATCGCGGCAGAATGCGCTCGCGCGAAGTTCAGAGCATGGCACGCGATGAAGTCGGCACGCGAGCGCGAATCAACGTACGGACCGTGAGTTGTTAGGTCTGACGCCTCTCGCTTTCTGGGGAAACGCCACCAGATAGCCGGAGAGGTTTCGACGCCGGAGAAATCACGGAGCGTCGGTCAGAGGAACCCGAGGAAGCCCACCTCGACGGCGTAGAGCGCGGCGGCCGCGAGCCACGTCTGAAAGACGAGCGTGCCGAGCGCCGAGAGGACGACGAACTCCGCGTCGTCCATCTCCGCGAACCCGGCCGGGACCGTGAGCATCCCGCGAGTGAACAGCAGAGCGTTGCTCACCGGAACGACGACGCGGCCCCAGCGCTGGAACCACCCGTCGAAGCGGTCGAGTTGGCTCTCGTCGATTCGGAACCAGCGCTTTTCGAGCAGGTACTCCCGGCCGCCGCGCTTGGCCAGCAGGAAGAGGGCGTACTGGCCGATGGTCGCGCCGACGACTGCGACGCCGATGACCGCCGCGATGCTGGCGTAGTCGGTCGCCGACTCCGCCAGCAGGGTGACGCCGAGAGGGACCAGACTCTCGCTCGGCGCGAAGTACAGCAACATCGCGCCCTCCAAAATGAGGATGAGAAAGAGCGCGAGCAGGCCGTACTGGTCGAGCCACTGCCGGGCCAGTTCCTCGTTGCCGATGAAGAACAACCCCACGCCGACCACCGCCGCGAGGACGATACCGACCGTCAGCATGAGGAGTCCGTTGTCGGCGAGAAACTCCCGAACCGTGCCGGGTTCGGTCGCGTTCGACAGCAGTACGCCTGCGAGTAGGCCTGCGACGCCGAGCGTAACGGGCACGTCGGCGGCGACTGAGGCGAGCGGGGACAGCATTCGTGAGTGTGGTATCGATTGGACGTGCTAAATGCGTTGTGACCCCGGCTGAGTGGCCGCGTCCGGTGTGCCGGGCGAATCGGCGCGAGCGGGCGGACCAGCGCGAGCGAGCCGCCGCGAGCGACGCGGTTTTGAGACCCGCGACGCAAGTCCCGGCATGGACCTCACAGACCGGCCCCGCCGCCTCCGGCGGGACGGAATCCGCGGGATGGTCAGCGAGACCGAAGTGGACGCCAGCGACCTCATCGCGCCCGTTTTCGTGGACGCGACGACCGACGAGCGAGTACCCATCGAGACGATGCCGGGCCACGAACGCGTCCCGGTCGAACAGGCCGTCAAGCGCGTCGAGGAAGTCCGGGAGACCGGCGTCGAAGCGGTCATGCTCTTCGGGATTCCGGAGTCGAAAGACGAGCAGGGGACCCGCGCGTGGGCCGAGGATGGCGTCGTACAGGAGGCGACGCGCCGCGTCACGAGTGAGACCGACGCCTACGTGATTACCGACGTGTGCCTCTGCGAGTACACGAGTCACGGCCACTGCGGCGTGCTGGAAGGAGGGGCCGCGGAGGGCGAAGCGCGACTCACCGTGGAGAACGACGAGACGCTGGACCTGCTCGGGAGAATCGCCGCTTCCCACGCCGAGGCGGGCGCGGACATGGTCGCGCCCTCCGGCATGATGGACGGGATGGTCGCCGCGATTCGGGAGTCGCTCGACGGCGCGGGCTTCCCGGACGTGCCGATAATGAGCTACGCCGCCAAGTACGAGTCGGCGTTCTACGGACCCTTCCGGGACGCCGCGGACGGTGCGCCCGCGTTCGGCGACCGACGACACTACCAGATGGACCCCGCGAATCGCCGGGAGGCCATGCGCGAGGTCCGCCTCGACGTGGAACAGGGCGCGGACGTGCTGATGGTCAAGCCCGCGCTCCCCTATCTCGACATCGTGGCCGACCTCCGCGAGGAGTTCGACCACCCAATCGCGGCGTACAACGTCAGCGGCGAGTACGCCATGCTCCACGCCGCCAGCGAGAAGGGATGGCTGGAACTCGAAGCGGTGGCGATGGAGTCGTTGTTGTCCATCAAGCGCGCGGGTGCCGACCTAATTCTGACCTACTTCGCCGAGGACGTTGCGGCGAAGCTCTAAGTCGGCGGTTTCGCCCCGTGGAAGAATGCTCTTTTCCGAGGTCGTTGCGGCGTCGTAGCGCCGTCGGTAACGGCGGATTTTGCCAGCACAAAATATAATAAGTAGTAACTCAAATAGTTCTGTAATGGTCGAAAAGAGTCACGGGGAGTCCGTTTCCTCTCCCGTGGAAGATTACCGAGCGAAGATGGAGAACCGAAGCGCGCTGGAGCGCGTGTCGATGCTCGTTCCGAACCTGACCGAGGAGACGCCGGTGGCGGAAATCGCGGACGACGCCGACGTATCGAAGGAAACCGCGCGCAAGTATCTACACCACTTCGAGAACTGGAACGTCCTCGTTCGGACGGGAACCAACCCCGACGTGTTCGTCCGAAACGAGTCGTACTTCGACTGGCTCAGAATCGACTCGCTACGGCAAGAGCAGTCCGTTGACGAACTACAGGAGACGCTGAGCGAACTCGCCGCGGAAGACGAGCGGTTCGCCGAGGAACTGGGTGCGGACTCACCTGCGAGCGCCAGTATGCTGGAAGAGGGATATGAAAACGCGGGTGAGTCCGCCGAGAAGGTTCGGCGGTGGCAGAGCGTCCGCGACCGAATGGACGACGTGGTGGCCGCACTCCGGGACAAGCTCGACCTCGGGTCAAGTGCTCCGGGGAGCGAAACCTCCGAAGAGCGACTTCGGATTTCGGAATGAATACATTTACAAAAAGTAGGCTATATAGTCGAAGTAGTGTCGAGAGGTCGCAAATCAGTTGACGACCGGGTAATGCGTGACATTGCCGACGAGTGGCGGGATATAAACTGGGTAACGGGTGTCTCCGTCCGACCGCAAGAGAAACCGAACAAAGTAGTCATTAATCTCGACGCCGACTACTACCCCAGAGAAGTTCGGCGAGTGTCCGTCGAGTTCGAGGTGCTGGCAAACGGGAACTTCTTCGTGACGTATCGAGAACGCTGGGAGCGGAAAGCGGACGATTACCGATGTCGGTGGGACCGCCACCCAAACGACCACAACGACGACGACCACTTCCACGAACCACCGGAGTGTGAGACGACAGTGGACAGAGACGATTTTCCGAAGTACCCGTTCCAGATGACCGAACTGATGCTTCGGTTCGTAGAGCAACGACGCGGAACGGCGTTCGAAGATTCGAACCTCGATTGAGACGCGTTCGACCCGGAAAACCTCGAATTCTCGCGCGCACCCCGACCCACGGTACT
This genomic stretch from Halorussus pelagicus harbors:
- a CDS encoding CRISPR-associated protein Cas4, which gives rise to MSKIPFSELETAAYCPRKLYYRRREDDFEVPDEVAERRDLAFRYGDLLAGPDDDLADLPLAVSPDEFRSNLEYARRRFDAAWPEIRDPSERERLTEGKDCRGVVHKVLSLDAPTPAMVFTGDPPEQGVWEPQSVRAVAAAKALSWAFEQSVERAFVEYPAHGVVREVRIDTRRKAAYRTAVNAVRSLDGPPPRLTSDAKCDACDYRAECGVKTRSLRSLLGL
- a CDS encoding conditioned medium-induced protein 4, with protein sequence MDEKTEELRDIFMDVTDESTVTESQAETHGSLSSETAIDERLEDVVGRMRDRYDFGTTLSDEDLVTVVRRFYADDSDAEIARELGDASLGKTVARARIDLHLVRDADEDAPFDMDALRDLLDADASTAECADELDVSESTVRRYRSVVETQQERRTVNDRFRNEFETILQDGDLSERLTEGVEQDGLDDATEGMETNVSF
- a CDS encoding biotin transporter BioY, whose amino-acid sequence is MSTDTASVELVGEATAENVARAALLAALTGALAYVSFPNPFSPAPVSMQVLGVFLAGLLLGPRWGGLSMGLYLLTGAVGAPVFAGGSAGAGALLGPTGGYLWSYPVAAFVVGAVAHGGLRLRDSVPRSIPRLVGAMVVGTAVIYAFGVVGMSLVLNMGLQEAFLAGAAAFIPAEAFKIAAAVGVVRSDQIVAE
- a CDS encoding energy-coupling factor ABC transporter ATP-binding protein — encoded protein: MIETRNVVHRYGSEDAAPAVDGVSLSIADGEFVLLAGANGSGKSTLVRHFNGLLEPDDGEVLVDGTPVAEDLVAARTGVGMVFQQPRDGFVSATVGADVAFGPENLGLAREEIDRRVEDALAAVNMAGRHKERIDELSGGERERVAIAGAVAMDPDHLVLDEPFTGLDAPARESVVEQLRSLKQSGTGVVLVTHDLRDAFDLADRIVALADGQIAVDAPPADARERLPELGIRVPPREGHKER
- a CDS encoding energy-coupling factor transporter transmembrane component T family protein, whose product is MTLSYRPGDSFAHGLDPRSKLAFQVAFAVAAFAHTTPRGLLALTAVVVAVLAASGLSARTALYEYRFVFPFLLAGPLFSAATLGPPWIQWDAGFDTLLASYRVVLVLFVSAAYLRTTPVRDSRAAIQRLVPGKAGQLLGMGVGFVFRFLPVLQADLRRIRDASAARLGDQQSLVARMQRIGISGLARALSRADRFALALQARCFAWNPTLPPLAFSRTDAPVVAASVALLMWALV
- a CDS encoding heterodisulfide reductase-related iron-sulfur binding cluster yields the protein MAKFVLAQAGSEATRPTFWKIGHFGEAIFYYLAAVAMAIFAVGVYERFATYAGGTDSWFDRLDNLAGRIVSATKIVFSNQKQFDRDLYAGLMHAFIFWGFLTLLIGTTILAIDMDIWTKALGQPSFFDGAFYLSYSLVMDAMGLLFVVGVGMAIYRRYWVQEGRLWGKHTSTEDDLFVWSLFLLGVGGYVTEGVRILGTSATRNVSFETVSFVGWFLYDILEVAGVTPAMAEAAYPAIWWSHAILALAFVAAVPYAKPFHMISSFANVVARDEKAGKRLPGVPEDASPEEIGHGSIEDFTWKELLDHDACTKCGRCSSVCPAKASGRPLDPRDVILDLKQYREDLDAGRTEEKDIIADGGASVINSETMESCMSCMACMDACPVEIEHVEQFTQMNRRLTESGQMDKNVQDAMMNVFQNGNTFGEPQRKRPDWADELDFEIPDAREESVEYLWYVGDYPSFDERNRLVARSLATILEESGVEYGILYDDEQADGNDVRRVGEEGLYEMLVEDNAEAIQNCDYDKIVCTDPHSYNTFKNEYPEFEECEWTEDDVFHYTQVVENLFRELGLSGTELDYTVTYHDPCHLGRYNDEYEAPREIVKATGCELDEMPRNRDDSFCCGGGGGGLWMDFEEDPKPSEERLREALNDTDSGSGVEKFVVACPMCMTMYEDGRKTGGYEDDIEIVDVSELLVEAIGQKEQVEVAAD
- a CDS encoding DedA family protein, encoding MLTVGIVLAAVVGVGLFFIGNEELARQWLDQYGLLALFLILILEGAMLLYFAPSESLVPLGVTLLAESATDYASIAAVIGVAVVGATIGQYALFLLAKRGGREYLLEKRWFRIDESQLDRFDGWFQRWGRVVVPVSNALLFTRGMLTVPAGFAEMDDAEFVVLSALGTLVFQTWLAAAALYAVEVGFLGFL
- the hemB gene encoding porphobilinogen synthase — protein: MDLTDRPRRLRRDGIRGMVSETEVDASDLIAPVFVDATTDERVPIETMPGHERVPVEQAVKRVEEVRETGVEAVMLFGIPESKDEQGTRAWAEDGVVQEATRRVTSETDAYVITDVCLCEYTSHGHCGVLEGGAAEGEARLTVENDETLDLLGRIAASHAEAGADMVAPSGMMDGMVAAIRESLDGAGFPDVPIMSYAAKYESAFYGPFRDAADGAPAFGDRRHYQMDPANRREAMREVRLDVEQGADVLMVKPALPYLDIVADLREEFDHPIAAYNVSGEYAMLHAASEKGWLELEAVAMESLLSIKRAGADLILTYFAEDVAAKL
- a CDS encoding DUF7342 family protein — encoded protein: MVEKSHGESVSSPVEDYRAKMENRSALERVSMLVPNLTEETPVAEIADDADVSKETARKYLHHFENWNVLVRTGTNPDVFVRNESYFDWLRIDSLRQEQSVDELQETLSELAAEDERFAEELGADSPASASMLEEGYENAGESAEKVRRWQSVRDRMDDVVAALRDKLDLGSSAPGSETSEERLRISE